A region of Antedon mediterranea chromosome 8, ecAntMedi1.1, whole genome shotgun sequence DNA encodes the following proteins:
- the LOC140056477 gene encoding hemicentin-2-like produces the protein MLELRMFVVIVILMNQVISGNGQQQFTVEPTNTQVTVGQTATLLCTVSNKLGVLTWTKDGATPISADTNVFGGSQYSLGGDQSSGEYNLVISNTAEEDSGNYQCIVTASGSDPMLESNVAVLTVQNEQSFTIEPTNTNVFQGSTAVLFCNVENKEGSVQWLKESVPFTSDTTITSGGTRYSIIGSQANGDYNLQIVSSEESDSGSYQCSVTAAGGSSAITSSVAMLTIATSGQRFLVIPSDVTTTEGSDVTFRCEVADKVGTLSWLYNGQSISDDESIDLDRHSVVGNYSDGEYNLVISEVTKSESGTYHCVINSDGISGAASSSPASLVVLDAVAPADNFPTCSIFPNTNLFENQNVTLLCESEGGDPAAKLSWQVGQSFIDGEYVSEPYARNTLELQLVADLIGAEYSCRSTHPTYTSTKICNIGALRFELIPTIGIAIEPARQEIIENQAGSIECIAVGDPVVLGYKWYMNGALINSSDSRFTIDTTDTEKSVLSIVSAEKSMDGSLIRCEARNRIDTSSLTSSIQVIEEESDLYKYVLAVLCLIGIVILAAIVIGIIAAYCYRKQKKLNKVAPSKDVEASVVENEKPTGALPPPEATPEPPKKMKKRHRKHRHRGSKIVEHVVHAEPREGPYQGNYYVARRDIYDGYLSPNGYHPGYPVMSYSPDMRVSKNGSYINGGSKRGLYDLEKARQLNGSITPSPRLSLSVDSKKGSVTPDHQKVSTVYTVSGRNKSVSPDRRERPRKKKVSLSPGEYNKREEYEKKVQELEEMRRNINSESPERSRRKHRKHKKSTDSYR, from the exons ATGCTCGAATTGAGGATGTTCgttgtaattgttattttgatGAACCAAGTAATTTCAG GCAACGGTCAGCAGCAATTTACCGTTGAACCTACTAATACTCAAGTTACTGTAGGCCAGACAGCAACGTTACTCTGCACTGTATCAAATAAACTAGGCGTCCTAACATGGACTAAAGATGGGGCGACTCCAATCAGCGCAGATACAAACGTCTTCGGTGGATCGCAGTATAGTTTAGGAGGTGATCAGTCTTCTGGAGAATACAATCTGGTGATCTCCAATACAGCGGAGGAAGATTCTGGTAACTATCAATGTATTGTGACTGCATCAGGAAGTGATCCTATGCTGGAATCAAACGTTGCAGTGCTCACTGTTCAAA ACGAACAGAGTTTCACTATTGAACCAACAAACACCAACGTGTTCCAAGGCAGTACGGCCGTCCTTTTCTGCAACGTCGAAAACAAAGAAGGCAGCGTACAGTGGTTGAAGGAGTCTGTGCCATTTACAAGTGACACCACTATTACATCGGGAGGGACACGGTACTCAATTATTGGTTCCCAAGCAAATGGAGACTACAATCTGCAGATAGTGAGCTCTGAGGAGAGCGATTCTGGCTCGTACCAGTGTAGTGTCACTGCTGCCGGTGGATCGTCTGCTATCACTTCTTCAGTCGCGATGCTGACCATAGCAA CGTCCGGACAGAGATTTTTAGTAATTCCAAGTGACGTTACAACAACCGAAGGGTCCGATGTTACGTTCAGATGTGAAGTAGCGGACAAAGTTGGTACATTATCATGGCTTTACAATGGGCAGTCTATCAGTGACGATGAATCAATTGATTTAGATAG ACACAGTGTAGTAGGAAATTATTCAGATGGAGAATATAACTTGGTTATATCAGAAGTGACTAAAAGTGAATCTGGAACCTACCACTGTGTCATCAACTCTGACGGCATTTCTGGCGCAGCTTCGTCATCGCCTGCTTCACTTGTTGTTTTAG ATGCTGTTGCACCGGCTGATAACTTTCCAACATGCAGTATATTCCCCAATACTAACTTGTTCGAAAATCAGAACGTCACGCTTCTTTGCGAGTCGGAAGGTGGAGATCCAGCAGCAAAGCTTAGTTGGCAGGTTGGCCAAAGTTTCATTGATGGGGAATACGTCTCGGAACCTTACGCAAGAAATACGCTTGAGCTACAGCTGGTTGCGGATTTAATCGGAGCTGAATACAGCTGTCGTTCTACCCACCCGACGTATACTTCAACGAAAATATGCAACATCGGAGCCCTGAGATTTGAAc taattccTACGATTGGAATAGCAATCGAGCCTGCACGTCAAGAAATCATAGAAAACCAGGCTGGATCAATCGAATGTATAGCCGTAGGTGATCCAGTCGTTCTCGGGTATAAGTGGTATATGAATGGTGCTCTCATTAATTCATCCGACTCTAG ATTTACGATTGATACAACGGATACTGAAAAGAGTGTCCTTAGTATAGTGTCAGCCGAGAAGAGTATGGATGGCTCTTTAATTCGATGTGAAGCTAGAAACAGAATAGATACGTCATCTCTAACGTCATCTATACAAGTAATTG AAGAAGAATCTGACTTATACAAGTATGTGTTAGCCGTGCTCTGTCTAATCGGAATAGTCATACTTGCGGCGATTGTGATTGGTATTATTGCAGCCTATTGTTATAGAAAACAGAAGAAACTTAACAAAG TGGCTCCATCAAAAGATGTGGAAGCATCGGTTGTCGAAAATGAAAAGCCAACAGGGGCACTTCCTCCACCAGAAGCAACACCGGAACCTCCAAAGAAAATGAAGAAAAGACACAGAAAACATCGTCATCGAGGATCAAAGATTGTTGAACACGTTGTCCACGCTGAGCCTAGAGAAGGCCCTTATCAAGGAAACTATTATGTAGCTAGAAGAGACATATACGATGGGTATTTATCACCTAACGGCTATCATCCAGGCTACCCTGTCATGTCGTACAGTCCTGACATGAGAGTCAGTAAAAACGGATCATATATAAATGGCGGATCTAAACGTGGGTTATATGATTTAGAAAAAGCAAGACAATTAAATGGTTCTATCACACCGAGCCCTAGACTATCTCTCAGTGTTGATTCTAAAAAAGGCTCTGTCACCCCAGATCACCAAAAGGTATCAACAGTGTATACAGTGTCTGGACGGAACAAATCGGTTAGTCCCGATAGACGGGAGCGTCCAAGAAAGAAGAAAGTTTCGTTGTCTCCGGGAGAGTACAACAAGAGGGAGGAGTACGAGAAAAAAGTTCAAGAACTTGAAGAAATGCGAAGGAATATAAATTCAGAATCGCCAGAACGTTCACGGAGAAAACATAGAAAACACAAG aaatcAACAGATTCATATAGATGA